In one window of Thermus aquaticus DNA:
- a CDS encoding ABC transporter permease — MRYLRVFRLFLLTSLAAEMEYRGNFLLGLLSSFLTLVGALFGLALLYQGGYRPGGWAWEEALLVLAAFTLLQGLASTLLAPNLNKIVEHVQQGTLDFVLLKPIDPQFWLSLRAFSPWGLGDLALGLGLLLYGGLRLGLSPLDFALFALYFALGAVILYSLWFLLATTSIWFVKIYNVTEVLRGLLEAGRFPVGAYPALYRVFFTFVVPVAFLTTVPAEAALKRGEAPLLLAGGLALLLFLLARGFFLLALRSYTSASS; from the coding sequence GTGCGCTACCTTAGGGTCTTCCGCCTCTTTCTCCTCACCAGCCTGGCGGCGGAGATGGAGTACCGGGGGAACTTCCTCCTCGGGCTCCTCTCCTCCTTCCTCACCCTAGTTGGGGCCCTTTTCGGCCTCGCCCTCCTCTACCAGGGGGGGTACCGGCCGGGGGGCTGGGCCTGGGAGGAGGCCCTTTTGGTCCTCGCCGCCTTCACCCTTTTGCAGGGGCTGGCCTCCACCCTCCTGGCCCCCAACCTCAACAAGATCGTGGAGCACGTGCAGCAGGGCACCTTGGACTTCGTCCTCCTGAAGCCCATAGATCCCCAGTTCTGGCTCTCCTTGCGGGCCTTCTCCCCCTGGGGCCTGGGGGACCTCGCCCTGGGCCTTGGCCTCCTCCTCTATGGGGGGCTTCGCCTGGGGCTTTCCCCTCTGGACTTCGCCCTTTTTGCCCTTTACTTCGCCCTGGGAGCGGTGATCCTCTACAGCCTTTGGTTCCTTCTGGCCACCACCAGCATCTGGTTTGTGAAGATTTACAACGTCACCGAGGTCCTCAGGGGGCTTCTGGAAGCGGGGCGGTTTCCCGTGGGGGCTTACCCCGCCCTTTACCGGGTCTTCTTCACCTTCGTGGTGCCGGTGGCCTTTCTCACCACCGTGCCCGCCGAGGCGGCCCTCAAGAGAGGGGAAGCCCCCCTGCTTCTCGCCGGGGGGCTCGCCCTCCTCCTCTTCCTCCTGGCCCGGGGCTTCTTCCTGCTGGCCCTCAGGAGCTACACCTC
- a CDS encoding ABC transporter ATP-binding protein — protein sequence MAGASPIVLAEDLTRHYRVARKEETLLGTLRHFFRRQYHTIRAVEGVSFRIHPGEVVGFLGPNGAGKTTTLKMLTGLVHPTRGRALVAGHVPQRREKAFLKKITLVMGNKQQLIWDLPAMDSFRLNAAIYEVPEGEFRKRVLELAEMLSLTERLHQPVRKLSLGERMKAELLAALLHRPEVLFLDEPTLGLDVNAQVAVREFIREYNRRYGATVLLTSHYMADIAALCPRVLVIHQGRLLYDGALEGLLDRFAPYREVGLTLKHPLPREAFLPFGEVRELEGREVRLLVPRERLTERVAEILKRLPVEDLEVRDPPLEEVIARVFKSPMEAL from the coding sequence ATGGCGGGCGCAAGCCCCATCGTGCTAGCGGAGGACCTCACCCGGCACTACCGGGTAGCCAGGAAGGAAGAGACCCTCCTTGGCACCCTACGCCACTTCTTCCGCCGCCAGTACCACACCATCCGAGCGGTGGAAGGGGTTTCCTTTCGGATACATCCCGGGGAGGTGGTGGGCTTCCTGGGTCCCAACGGGGCGGGCAAGACCACCACCCTGAAGATGCTGACCGGCCTGGTCCACCCCACGAGGGGCAGGGCCCTGGTGGCCGGGCACGTGCCCCAGAGGCGGGAAAAGGCCTTCTTGAAGAAGATCACCCTGGTCATGGGCAACAAGCAACAGCTCATCTGGGACCTGCCCGCCATGGACTCCTTCCGTCTGAACGCCGCCATCTACGAGGTGCCGGAGGGCGAGTTCAGGAAGCGGGTCCTGGAGCTTGCCGAGATGCTTTCCCTCACGGAAAGGCTCCACCAACCTGTGCGGAAGCTCTCCTTGGGGGAGAGGATGAAGGCGGAGCTTTTGGCCGCCCTCCTCCACCGCCCGGAGGTGCTCTTCCTGGACGAGCCCACCCTGGGCCTGGACGTGAACGCCCAGGTGGCCGTGCGGGAGTTCATCCGCGAGTACAACCGCCGCTATGGGGCCACGGTCCTCCTCACCAGCCACTACATGGCCGACATCGCCGCCCTCTGCCCGAGGGTCCTGGTCATCCACCAGGGGAGGCTTCTCTACGACGGGGCCCTCGAGGGCCTCCTGGACCGCTTCGCCCCTTACCGGGAGGTGGGGCTCACCCTGAAGCACCCCTTGCCCCGGGAGGCCTTCCTCCCCTTCGGCGAGGTGCGGGAGCTGGAAGGGCGGGAGGTGAGGCTCCTCGTGCCCCGGGAGAGGCTCACCGAAAGGGTGGCCGAGATCCTCAAGAGGCTTCCCGTGGAGGACCTGGAGGTGCGGGACCCTCCTCTGGAGGAGGTCATCGCCCGGGTCTTCAAAAGCCCAATGGAGGCCCTATGA
- a CDS encoding ABC transporter permease has translation MRKAKTLLAVYLAYMLEYRAELFLWALAGLLPLILMGVWTEAARGGGSPLSSGEFARYFLMVFLVRQATVVWVVWEFERDVVEGRLSFRLLRPLDPFLDHLAAHVAERLARLPFVVLLTLLFFYLFPEARFTPEPGPFLLGLLLTLLAFLLRYTMQYTTAMLTFWTERATSVEEVFFLLYLFLSGTIAPLEVFPEPLRELALLTPFPYLVYLPAALLAGQEVALFPGLWIMLLWGVAFLLLARLLFWLGLKRYSGQGA, from the coding sequence ATGAGGAAGGCCAAGACCCTTCTCGCCGTCTACCTGGCCTACATGCTGGAGTACCGGGCGGAGCTCTTTCTCTGGGCCTTGGCCGGGCTTCTTCCCCTCATCCTTATGGGGGTCTGGACCGAGGCCGCCCGGGGCGGGGGCTCCCCCCTCTCCTCGGGGGAGTTCGCCCGCTACTTCCTCATGGTCTTCCTGGTGCGCCAGGCCACGGTGGTCTGGGTGGTGTGGGAGTTTGAGCGGGACGTGGTGGAGGGCCGGCTCTCCTTCCGCCTCCTCCGCCCCCTAGACCCCTTCTTGGACCACCTGGCGGCCCACGTGGCCGAGAGGCTGGCCAGGCTCCCCTTCGTGGTCCTCCTCACCCTCCTCTTCTTCTACCTCTTCCCCGAGGCCCGCTTTACCCCCGAACCAGGCCCCTTCCTTTTGGGCCTTCTCCTCACCCTCCTGGCCTTCCTGCTCCGCTACACCATGCAGTACACCACGGCCATGCTCACCTTCTGGACGGAACGGGCCACCAGCGTGGAGGAGGTCTTCTTCCTTCTCTACCTCTTCCTCTCGGGGACCATCGCCCCCCTCGAGGTCTTCCCCGAGCCCCTAAGGGAGCTCGCCCTCCTCACCCCCTTCCCCTACCTGGTCTACCTGCCCGCCGCCCTCCTGGCGGGGCAGGAGGTGGCCCTTTTCCCGGGGCTTTGGATCATGCTCCTCTGGGGTGTGGCCTTCCTCCTCCTGGCCCGCCTCCTCTTTTGGCTTGGCCTTAAGCGCTACTCGGGCCAGGGGGCATAA
- a CDS encoding 2-isopropylmalate synthase — protein MEKERHIRIFDTTLRDGEQSPGVALSLDQKLEIAHALARLNVDIIEAGFPVSGPLEFEAVRRIAAEVKGPVIAALARTHTLDIDQAARALEKAEKPRIHVFTSASKIHLQYMLKKTEEEVLEMADEMVRYARKYVDDVEFSAQDVMRAEWDFVKRLYEVAIEAGATTVNIPDTTGYGTPEEYGALIRRIRDEVVRGRDVVISTHTHDDLGLATANALAGVLNGAGQVECTVNGIGERAGNTALEEVVMALYVRRDFYKAYTQINTREIYRVSRLVERYTGMPVPPNKAIVGDNAFAHESGIHQDGVLKHRGTYEIMDAELIGRRPAVLVLGKHSGRAAFRKALEDLGYKDLTEEQLKVLFSRFKEIAEKKGPLSAEELQALVETGLEPASRFFELKHVQFFSGSGLLPTATVRVMTPDGERVATHTGDGPVDAVYKAIEEAIGLKPELELYRVEAITGSTEALGQVTVRLRLGELQAVGVGVSPDIIEASALAFLDAAGKLASGRATRHPPSIEEVQRGV, from the coding sequence ATGGAGAAGGAAAGGCACATCCGCATCTTTGACACCACGCTCCGCGACGGCGAGCAGAGCCCTGGGGTGGCGCTCTCCCTGGACCAGAAGCTGGAGATCGCCCACGCCCTGGCCCGGCTCAACGTGGACATCATTGAGGCGGGCTTCCCCGTATCGGGGCCTTTGGAGTTTGAGGCGGTGAGGCGCATCGCCGCCGAGGTCAAGGGGCCCGTCATCGCCGCCCTCGCCCGCACCCACACCCTGGACATTGACCAGGCGGCCAGGGCTCTGGAGAAGGCGGAAAAGCCCAGGATCCACGTCTTCACTTCCGCCTCCAAGATCCACCTCCAGTACATGCTGAAGAAGACCGAGGAGGAGGTCCTGGAGATGGCGGACGAGATGGTCCGCTACGCTAGGAAGTACGTGGACGACGTGGAGTTTTCCGCCCAGGACGTGATGCGGGCGGAGTGGGACTTCGTCAAGAGGCTTTACGAGGTGGCCATTGAGGCGGGGGCCACCACGGTCAACATCCCCGACACCACGGGCTACGGCACCCCCGAGGAGTACGGGGCCCTGATCCGCAGGATCCGGGATGAGGTGGTTCGGGGCCGGGACGTGGTCATCTCCACCCACACCCACGACGACCTGGGCCTGGCCACGGCCAACGCCCTGGCCGGCGTTTTGAACGGGGCCGGGCAGGTGGAGTGCACCGTAAACGGCATCGGCGAGCGGGCGGGGAACACCGCCCTGGAAGAGGTGGTCATGGCCCTCTACGTCCGCCGGGACTTCTACAAGGCCTACACCCAGATCAACACCCGGGAGATCTACCGGGTGTCCCGGCTGGTGGAGCGCTACACCGGCATGCCCGTGCCTCCCAACAAGGCCATCGTGGGGGACAACGCCTTCGCCCACGAGTCGGGCATCCACCAAGACGGGGTCCTCAAGCACCGGGGCACCTACGAGATCATGGACGCCGAGCTCATCGGCCGGAGGCCCGCCGTCCTCGTCCTCGGCAAGCACTCGGGCCGGGCCGCCTTTAGGAAGGCCCTCGAGGACCTGGGCTACAAGGACCTCACTGAGGAGCAGCTGAAGGTCCTCTTCAGCCGCTTCAAGGAGATCGCCGAGAAGAAGGGGCCTCTCTCGGCCGAGGAGCTCCAGGCCCTGGTGGAGACCGGGCTGGAGCCCGCCTCCCGCTTCTTTGAGCTCAAGCACGTCCAGTTCTTCTCCGGCTCCGGCCTCCTGCCCACGGCCACGGTGCGGGTGATGACCCCGGACGGGGAAAGGGTGGCCACCCACACCGGGGACGGGCCTGTGGACGCCGTCTACAAGGCCATTGAGGAGGCCATCGGCCTCAAGCCCGAGCTGGAGCTTTACCGGGTGGAGGCCATCACCGGCAGCACCGAGGCTTTGGGCCAGGTGACCGTGCGCCTTCGGCTTGGGGAGCTCCAGGCGGTGGGCGTGGGCGTTTCCCCGGACATCATAGAGGCCAGCGCCCTGGCCTTCCTGGACGCCGCCGGCAAGCTGGCCTCGGGCCGGGCCACCCGGCACCCGCCCTCCATTGAGGAGGTCCAGCGGGGTGTGTGA
- the cimA gene encoding citramalate synthase, with amino-acid sequence MVEILDTTLRDGTQGEGISLSVEDKVAIAKRLAAFGIHLIEGGWPGSNPKDAEFFARMKGVDLGESRLAAFGATRRKGLLPEEDPSVLALLEAETPVVVLFGKSWTLHVLEALETSLEENLRMVEDTVAFFASRGRRVIYDAEHFFDGYKEDPGYALATLEAALKGGADTLVLCDTNGGTLPEEVYAVTKVVVERFPGVRVGIHPHNDADLAVANALAAVRAGATHVQGTINGYGERCGNLNLTSFLPNLVFKYHIPAIPPERLRGLKELSHFVDERANLTPNRRAPYVGESAFAHKAGVHVSAVLKNPRTYEHIPPEWVGNGRRFLVSDVSGRSNLLAKLQELGVDLSKEEAKRLLDEVKALEYEGYAFEGAEASFYVLAHRLKGGSLPFQVEGFSVFVHGAGLATAWAEATVRVRVGKTLEHTAAESPYGPVSALDRAFRKAVLGFYPELADVELADYKVRILSGREAGTNSGVRVMVEMKRGGERFSTVGASENILEASLKALTDGYAYALLYPVRQATPSAG; translated from the coding sequence ATGGTGGAGATCCTGGACACCACGCTTCGCGACGGCACGCAAGGGGAGGGGATAAGCCTTTCCGTGGAGGACAAGGTGGCCATCGCCAAAAGGCTGGCCGCCTTCGGTATCCACCTCATTGAGGGGGGCTGGCCGGGCTCCAACCCCAAGGATGCCGAGTTCTTCGCCCGGATGAAGGGGGTGGACCTGGGGGAGTCCAGGCTTGCGGCCTTCGGGGCCACAAGGCGGAAGGGGCTCCTCCCCGAGGAGGACCCCTCGGTCCTGGCCCTCCTGGAGGCCGAGACCCCGGTGGTGGTCCTCTTCGGGAAGAGCTGGACCCTGCACGTGCTGGAGGCCTTGGAGACCTCCTTGGAGGAGAACCTCCGCATGGTGGAGGACACCGTGGCCTTCTTCGCCAGCCGGGGAAGGCGGGTCATTTACGACGCCGAGCACTTCTTTGATGGCTACAAGGAGGACCCCGGCTACGCCCTGGCCACCCTCGAGGCCGCCCTAAAGGGCGGGGCCGACACCCTGGTCCTCTGCGACACCAACGGGGGCACCCTCCCCGAGGAGGTCTACGCCGTGACCAAGGTGGTGGTGGAGCGCTTTCCCGGGGTGAGGGTGGGCATCCACCCCCACAACGACGCCGATCTGGCCGTGGCCAACGCCCTGGCGGCGGTAAGAGCCGGGGCCACCCACGTCCAGGGCACCATCAACGGCTACGGGGAGCGGTGTGGCAACCTGAACCTCACGAGCTTCCTCCCCAACCTGGTCTTCAAGTACCACATCCCCGCCATCCCGCCGGAGAGGCTGAGGGGCCTGAAGGAGCTTTCCCACTTCGTGGACGAGAGGGCCAACCTCACCCCCAACCGCCGCGCTCCCTACGTGGGGGAGTCGGCCTTCGCCCACAAGGCGGGGGTCCACGTCTCGGCGGTCCTCAAGAACCCCCGCACCTACGAGCACATCCCCCCGGAGTGGGTGGGGAACGGGAGGCGCTTTCTGGTCTCCGACGTCTCGGGGCGCTCCAACCTTTTGGCCAAGCTCCAGGAGCTGGGGGTGGACCTCTCCAAGGAGGAGGCCAAGCGCCTTTTGGACGAGGTGAAGGCCCTGGAGTACGAGGGCTATGCCTTTGAGGGGGCGGAGGCCAGCTTCTACGTCCTGGCCCACCGGCTGAAGGGGGGAAGCCTTCCCTTCCAGGTGGAGGGGTTCTCGGTCTTCGTCCACGGCGCCGGCCTCGCCACCGCCTGGGCCGAGGCCACGGTGCGGGTCCGGGTGGGAAAGACCCTGGAGCACACCGCTGCCGAAAGCCCCTATGGCCCGGTGTCTGCCCTGGACCGGGCCTTCCGCAAGGCGGTTTTGGGGTTTTACCCGGAGCTGGCCGACGTTGAGCTCGCCGACTACAAAGTGCGCATCCTCTCGGGCCGGGAGGCGGGCACCAACAGCGGCGTGCGGGTGATGGTGGAGATGAAGCGGGGAGGGGAGCGCTTCAGCACCGTGGGGGCCAGCGAGAACATCCTCGAGGCCTCCCTCAAGGCCCTCACCGACGGCTACGCCTACGCCCTCCTCTACCCCGTGCGCCAGGCTACGCCCAGCGCAGGCTGA
- a CDS encoding Uma2 family endonuclease, with protein sequence MATRYRFRVEEFERAFQGVPHVELLRGEVYQMSPIGPKHVHKVAQLDARLQETLRGKAVVLVQSPLRLSEDSEPEPDLMVLRPPLDRYREKLPAPEDVLLLVEVADTSLEFDREVKLPLYAEAGIPEVWLVNLKENLLEVYRDPRGGRYREIRLLSPEEEVSPTLLPEVSLRWA encoded by the coding sequence ATGGCCACCCGCTACCGCTTCCGGGTAGAGGAGTTTGAGCGGGCCTTCCAGGGGGTGCCCCACGTGGAGCTCCTGAGGGGAGAGGTGTACCAGATGAGCCCCATCGGACCCAAGCACGTGCACAAGGTAGCCCAGCTGGACGCAAGGCTTCAGGAGACCCTTAGAGGTAAGGCGGTGGTCCTAGTCCAGTCCCCCCTGAGGCTTTCCGAGGACTCTGAGCCCGAGCCCGACCTCATGGTTCTGAGGCCACCCCTGGACCGCTACCGGGAAAAACTCCCCGCTCCGGAAGATGTCCTCCTCCTCGTAGAGGTGGCCGACACCTCCTTGGAGTTTGACCGGGAGGTGAAGCTTCCCCTCTACGCCGAGGCGGGCATCCCCGAGGTCTGGCTCGTGAACCTGAAGGAGAACCTCCTGGAGGTCTACCGGGACCCCCGGGGCGGCCGCTACCGGGAGATCCGGCTCCTCTCCCCCGAGGAAGAAGTGAGCCCCACCCTCCTCCCCGAGGTCAGCCTGCGCTGGGCGTAG